The Deltaproteobacteria bacterium DNA segment AGTGTAGTTTCCATCGGCCAGGGTGATGACCTCCGCGAGGTACTCCCGTTCGAAGGAATCCTTGTCGAGGTCGCGTGCCTCGGCGAGGGAGAGGATGGTGCCGTCTGAGCGACGGAAGCGGCTCGATCTTCTGCCGCCCAGCTGCAGCGCCTCGGGAGTCACGGCCAGGGTGGCAATGGCGTTCTTCAGCTCGCGCACGTTTCCCGGCCACCGATAGGTGAGAAAGGTGCGCAGGAGCTCCTCGGTGACGAGCGCGCCGCTCTCCTCGGCGAAGCGTCGGGCGAGCGGCGGCAGGTCCTCTCGTCGTTCTCGCAGGGGCGGCAGATGCACCAGCCCCACCGCGATCCGGTAGTAGAGGTCCTCGCGAAAGCGACCGGCGCGGATCTCCTCCTTCAGGTTGCGGTTGGTGGCCGCGACGAGGCGGATGTCGATCGCCGTGGCCTTCTGACTGCCCAGTCTGCGCACTTCGTTCCGCGAGAGCACCCCGAGGAGCGCGCTCTGCTGCTCGAGAGGGATCTCGCCGATCTCGTCGAGAAAGAGGGTCCCCCCGCGGGCCTCCTCGAAGAGTCCGGCGCGCTCCCTCTCGGCGCCGGTGAAGGCCCCGCGCTCGTAGCCGAAGAACTCCGACGGAAAGAGCGAGGCCGGGATGGCGCCGCAGTCTGCTACGACGAAGGGCCCCGCCGCGCGGGGGCTCAAGGCGTGCAGCGCCTGCGCCGTCACCTCCTTACCGGTACCCGACTCCCCCTCGATGAGCACCGTGACGTCCGTGGCGGCCAGTCGGGTGAGGAGCTCGGCGACGGCGCGCATCTGCACCGAGTGAGCCACGAGGCCGTGGAGGAGCGTGGGCTCGACGAGCTCGATGCGCAGGAGGCCCCCGAGAGCGTGGACGAGGAGCTCGGTCTGGCCCAGACGGATCCGCATCCCGGCGGCGAGCCACGCCTCCCGGATCTGCCAGGAACCGATGCGGGTGCCGTTACGGCTGTCACGGTCGCGCAGGAGGTAGCCCTTCTCGGTGAGCTCCAGCTCGGCGTGAATGCTGGAGACGGACGGGTCGTGCAGGACGAGCTCGCAGCGCCGGCTGGACCCGATCCGCACCGAGTGAGGCCCGAGCGGAAAACGCAGCCCGCGGTCGGGACCGCTGAGTACTTCGAGCTCCGCGCGGTCGAGCTCCAGGCACGGTTTGGGGCCCGCTAGGAGCCGAGTAGTGAGAGTGGCGTCTTCCGACACGATCGACTCCTTCCAAGGCCCGCTACTTGAAGCGCACCGGGGCGTTGGGATCCACGGGGTGGGCGGGGGGCGGCTGGCGGCGGACACGGCGAGGTCGGCTGACCGGCCGCGACCGCCGCGCGTCCGGTGCGGGAGGCGATGCATCCGCCGGGGCGGACGAGGCGCTGGGCGGCGCTCCCCGATCGGGGGCGACGGGGGTTGCGACCGGGGTTGTGGCGGGGACGCCGACGTTGTTCGTGCGAACCGCCGGGCGGGTGTTTGTGCTGGGTGAGGGCGCCACGCGGGTCTCGACGAGCGCCCGCAGCGCGAGCGCCAGTCCAATCACGAGCCCCAAGGAGAGGGCGAGGATCGCGACGCGTGGCCGATTCCTCGCCAGGCGCCAAGGTCGTGGGCGCTGCGCCTCGGTCTCGGGCCGGCCCTGCGAGGCGGGTAGCGCCGCGGCAAGGGCCGTCACGAACTCCGCAGCCGTGGCGAAGCGGTCCTGCGGTTCCTTGGCCAGCGCGCGCAGAAGGACGCGGTCGAG contains these protein-coding regions:
- a CDS encoding sigma 54-interacting transcriptional regulator, translated to MSEDATLTTRLLAGPKPCLELDRAELEVLSGPDRGLRFPLGPHSVRIGSSRRCELVLHDPSVSSIHAELELTEKGYLLRDRDSRNGTRIGSWQIREAWLAAGMRIRLGQTELLVHALGGLLRIELVEPTLLHGLVAHSVQMRAVAELLTRLAATDVTVLIEGESGTGKEVTAQALHALSPRAAGPFVVADCGAIPASLFPSEFFGYERGAFTGAERERAGLFEEARGGTLFLDEIGEIPLEQQSALLGVLSRNEVRRLGSQKATAIDIRLVAATNRNLKEEIRAGRFREDLYYRIAVGLVHLPPLRERREDLPPLARRFAEESGALVTEELLRTFLTYRWPGNVRELKNAIATLAVTPEALQLGGRRSSRFRRSDGTILSLAEARDLDKDSFEREYLAEVITLADGNYTRAAELAQISRVRMMQLAGRQGLLARDLRRLAEEDPEPSK